A part of Aegilops tauschii subsp. strangulata cultivar AL8/78 chromosome 2, Aet v6.0, whole genome shotgun sequence genomic DNA contains:
- the LOC109771999 gene encoding probable E3 ubiquitin-protein ligase ARI8, which yields MDSEDDMHDANDSADDDFYSGGEAGLAASDDGDADYDFADHDSDDSPELLSHRQQQNYCILSEAGIKQRQEDDINRVSTVLSISKSEACALLRSYNWSVSKVHDEWFVDEERVRKVVGFPEKRIEMPNDRELACGICFENCPYASMSAAACGHPFCSVCWRGYISTAINDGPGCLMLRCPDPSCAAAVGQDMINSLANEEDKEKYGRYLRRSYIEDNRKTKWCPAPGCEYAVEFVVGSGSYDVNCNCSYGFCWNCTEEAHRPVDCATVSKWILKNSAESENMNWILANSKPCPKCKRPIEKNQGCMHITCTPPCKFEFCWLCLGSWSEHGERTGGFYACNRYEAARQEGAYDESERRREMAKNSLERYTHYYERWAANQSSRQKALGDLQSLQNDKLEKLSDIQSQPESQLKFIIEAWLQIVECRRVLKWTYAYGYYLPEHEHAKRQFFEYLQGEAESGLERLHQCAEKELQIYLEAESPSKDFNDFRTKLAGLTSVTRNYFENLVRALETGLNDVGPSTSQSTGIKNTTSKSLGGKSKTGKNRASAAGSKSGSSSRGVDDSNIWTCDQCTYVNPRSAKACQACDHQHR from the exons atggACTCCGAGGACGACATGCACGACGCCAACGACTCAGCGGACGACGACTTCTACAGCGGCGGGGAGGCTGGGCTTGCCGCCAGCGATGACGGCGACGCCGACTACGACTTCGCCGACCACGACTCCGACGACTCTCCCGAGCTCCTCTCTCACCGGCAGCAG CAAAATTACTGCATATTGAGTGAAGCTGGTATAAAGCAGCGGCAAGAGGATGACATAAATAGGGTTTCAACTGTTCTCTCAATTTCAAAGTCGGAAGCATGTGCTCTTCTTCGCAGCTATAACTG GAGTGTTAGTAAGGTGCATGATGAATGGTTCGTTGATGAAGAACGTGTTCGCAAGGTTGTTGGTTTTCCGGAGAAGCGCATTGAAATGCCAAATGACAGAGAA CTGGCATGCGGAATTTGTTTCGAAAATTGCCCCTATGCATCAATGAGTGCTGCCGCATGTGGACATCCTTTCTGTAGTGTATGCTGGAGAG GTTACATTAGCACTGCTATAAATGATGGTCCAGGATGTCTGATGTTGAGATGTCCTGATCCGTCCTGTGCTGCCGCAGTTGGACAAGATATGATTAATTCGCTGGCTAATGAGGAGGATAAGGAAAAGTATGGGCGATATCTTCGCAGATCTTACATCGAGGATAATCGAAAG ACAAAGTGGTGTCCTGCTCCTGGATGTGAATATGCAGTAGAATTTGTCGTGGGCAGTGGCAGCTATGATGTTAATTGCAATTGTTCATATGGGTTCTGTTGGAAT TGCACTGAGGAAGCTCATCGTCCAGTAGACTGTGCCACTGTTTCAAAGTGGATCCTCAAGAACAGCGCAGAGTCTGAGAATATGAATTG GATACTGGCTAACTCAAAGCCTTGCCCTAAGTGCAAGCGGCCTATTGAGAAAAACCAGGGATGCATGCATATCACATGCACACCTCCATGTAAATTTGAGTTTTGCTG GCTGTGCCTTGGTTCATGGTCGGAGCATGGAGAGAGGACCGGTGGATTTTATGCTTGTAACCGTTATGAGGCAGCAAGACAAGAAGGAGCG TATGATGAATCTGAAAGGAGAAGGGAAATGGCGAAGAACTCCCTTGAGAGATATACACATTATTATGAACGATGGGCAGCTAATCAGTCA TCAAGGCAAAAGGCATTAGGAGACCTTCAGAGTCTGCAGAATGACAAG CTTGAAAAGTTAAGTGATATACAAAGTCAACCAGAGTCACAGCTCAAGTTCATCATAGAGGCATGGCTACAG ATTGTTGAGTGTAGGAGGGTATTGAAGTGGACATATGCTTATGGTTATTACCTCCCAGAGCACGAACATGCCAAAAGACAGTTTTTCGAATATCTGCAAG GCGAGGCTGAATCAGGTTTGGAGCGGCTGCATCAGTGTGCAGAGAAAGAACTTCAAATATACCTTGAAGCCGAGTCCCCCTCAAAAGATTTCAATGACTTCCGTACAAAGTTGGCTGGATTAACTAG CGTGACTCGCAATTATTTTGAGAATCTCGTCCGGGCACTGGAGACTGGATTAAATGACGTTGGACCTTCTACTAGCCAAAGCACGGGCATCAAGAACACTACTTCTAAGAGCCTTGGTGGTAAGAGCAAGACTGGCAAGAACAGGGCATCCGCTGCCGGCTCCAAATCAGGCAGCTCCAGCCGTGGTGTGGACGATAGCAACATTTGGACGTGTGATCAGTGTACATATGTAAACCCCAGATCGGCCAAGGCCTGCCAGGCTTGTGACCACCAACACCGATAG